The Ciconia boyciana chromosome 22, ASM3463844v1, whole genome shotgun sequence genome has a window encoding:
- the RDM1 gene encoding RAD52 motif-containing protein 1 isoform X1, protein MAEVVEFRVPAGSAQTLLVWGLEPEPGLEHSLFSAFSKFGPLYSVRVHRSAAVAGPGCYAVIKFFSGGDASRAQRTCNGQRLFQKSPLKVCVCTRQKGFQQQVLALNSNKCQELANHYLGFNGWSSRIITLQNVSGFDGENEDLGKTLEKRSVKYLCAVEVTLPDHGVRTRGVALSEADVENSEDPLRFVTASRRVQKLAVGKALSSAFQKILLVVLENGKVAVEYNSTQEELTDSLTEEELKGLVQVSELSLEQFDLKEDEVLSDLSFDDELPSWEMPSN, encoded by the exons ATGGCGGAGGTGGTGGAGTTCCGGGTGCCCGCGGGGAGCGCCCAGACGCTGCTGGTCTGGGGGCTGGAGCCGGAGCCGGGCCTGGAG cATTCCCTGTTTTCAGCGTTTTCCAAATTTGGGCCACTCTACTCGGTGCGAGTGCACAGAagtgctgctgtggcagggcCTGGCTGTTACGCCGTCATCAAGTTTTTTTCAGGTGGAGATGCCAGCAGAGCCCAGCGCACGTGCAATGGGCAAAGGCTGTTCCAGAAATCTCCCTTGAAG GTTTGCGTTTGCACCAGGCAGAAAGGGTTTCAGCAACAAGTCCTTGCTCTCAACAGCAACAAGTGCCAGGAGTTGGCCAACCACTACCTTGGCTTTAACGGCTGGTCCAGTCGCATCATCACA CTGCAGAATGTATCTGGCTTTGATGGTGAAAATGAGGACCTGGGGAAGACATTAGAGAAGCGATCCGTGAAATATCTGTGTGCTGTAGAGGTGACGCTGCCCGACCATGGGGTACGCACCAGGGGAGTTGCCCTCAGTGAGGCAGATGTAGAAAACAGTGAAG ATCCTCTCCGGTTTGTCACAGCCTCAAGAAGAGTTCAGAAACTCGCAGTCGGGAAGGCTTTGTCTAGCGCCTTTCAGAAGATACTCCTCGTAGTCTTAG AGAACGGGAAAGTGGCCGTGGAGTACAATTCCACCCAAGAGGAGCTCACAGACTCCTTAACAGAAGAGGAACTGAAGGGGCTTGTTCAG gTCAGTGAATTGTCCTTGGAACAGTTTGACCTCAAAGAAGATGAAGTTTTGTCTGATCTCAGTTTTGATGATGAGCTCCCTAGCTGGGAGATGCCATCTAATTAG
- the RDM1 gene encoding RAD52 motif-containing protein 1 isoform X2, with translation MAEVVEFRVPAGSAQTLLVWGLEPEPGLEHSLFSAFSKFGPLYSVRVHRSAAVAGPGCYAVIKFFSGGDASRAQRTCNGQRLFQKSPLKVCVCTRQKGFQQQVLALNSNKCQELANHYLGFNGWSSRIITLQNVSGFDGENEDLGKTLEKRSVKYLCAVEVTLPDHGVRTRGVALSEADVENSEDPLRFVTASRRVQKLAVGKALSSAFQKILLVVLENGKVAVEYNSTQEELTDSLTEEELKGLVQMIEKWERSGKSQRNDSRSLVK, from the exons ATGGCGGAGGTGGTGGAGTTCCGGGTGCCCGCGGGGAGCGCCCAGACGCTGCTGGTCTGGGGGCTGGAGCCGGAGCCGGGCCTGGAG cATTCCCTGTTTTCAGCGTTTTCCAAATTTGGGCCACTCTACTCGGTGCGAGTGCACAGAagtgctgctgtggcagggcCTGGCTGTTACGCCGTCATCAAGTTTTTTTCAGGTGGAGATGCCAGCAGAGCCCAGCGCACGTGCAATGGGCAAAGGCTGTTCCAGAAATCTCCCTTGAAG GTTTGCGTTTGCACCAGGCAGAAAGGGTTTCAGCAACAAGTCCTTGCTCTCAACAGCAACAAGTGCCAGGAGTTGGCCAACCACTACCTTGGCTTTAACGGCTGGTCCAGTCGCATCATCACA CTGCAGAATGTATCTGGCTTTGATGGTGAAAATGAGGACCTGGGGAAGACATTAGAGAAGCGATCCGTGAAATATCTGTGTGCTGTAGAGGTGACGCTGCCCGACCATGGGGTACGCACCAGGGGAGTTGCCCTCAGTGAGGCAGATGTAGAAAACAGTGAAG ATCCTCTCCGGTTTGTCACAGCCTCAAGAAGAGTTCAGAAACTCGCAGTCGGGAAGGCTTTGTCTAGCGCCTTTCAGAAGATACTCCTCGTAGTCTTAG AGAACGGGAAAGTGGCCGTGGAGTACAATTCCACCCAAGAGGAGCTCACAGACTCCTTAACAGAAGAGGAACTGAAGGGGCTTGTTCAG atgattgAAAAATGGGAGCGCTCAGGGAAGAGCCAGAGGAATGATTCGAGATCCCTTGTGAAATGA
- the LOC140662368 gene encoding somatotropin, with protein sequence MPLSNLFANAVLRAQHLHLLAAETYKEFERTYIPEDQRHANKNSQAAFCYSETIPAPTGKDDAQQKSDMELLRFSLVLIQSWLTPVQYLSKVFTNNLVFGTSDRVYEKLKDLEEGIQALMRELEDRSPRGPQILKPTYDKFNIHLRNEDALLKNYSLLSCFKKDLHKVETYLKVMKCRRFGEGNCTV encoded by the exons ATGCCCCTTTCCAACCTGTTTGCCAATGCTGTGCTGAGGGCTCAGCACCTTCACCTCCTGGCTGCTGAGACATACAAAGAGTTC GAACGCACCTATATTCCAGAGGACCAAAGACACGCCAACAAAAATTCCCAGGCAGCATTTTGTTACTCAGAAAccatccctgctcccacagGGAAGGATGATGCCCAGCAGAAATCG gacaTGGAGCTGCTTCGGTTTTCACTGGTTCTCATCCAGTCCTGGTTGACCCCGGTGCAATACCTAAGCAAGGTGTTCACAAACAATCTGGTTTTCGGCACCTCAGACAGAGTGTATGAAAAACTAAAGGACCTGGAAGAAGGGATCCAAGCTCTGATGAGG GAGCTGGAAGACCGGAGCCCGCGGGGTCCCCAGATCCTCAAACCCACCTACGACAAATTCAACATCCACCTGCGCAACGAGGACGCCCTGCTGAAGAACTACAGCTTGCTCTCCTGCTTCAAGAAGGACCTGCACAAGGTGGAGACCTACCTGAAGGTGATGAAGTGCCGGCGCTTCGGAGAGGGAAACTGCACCGTTTGA
- the CD79B gene encoding B-cell antigen receptor complex-associated protein beta chain gives MADLWTRLWVLQVNLWLMALVTGGMSADKNSTRNSTGSRCPTVQQHPRYVAAKKNMPVHFICYSQEPHSVQWYKTAEDSDDLYELDRNTSHYSIERKDSFINFTIFRITYEDNGIYVCDSKNLTLEKKRPHLCGTELRVMGHSNIQQIQSRNTLKDAIIIIQSILLVIFISVPMLLFLDKGEGKESPEEDHTYEGLEVEQMATYEDITPFRDVKAKWTVGEHPGEE, from the exons ATGGCTGACCTTTGGACGAGGCTCTGGGTGCTCCAGGTGAACCTCTGGCTGATGGCTCTGGTCACAG GTGGGATGTCAGCAGACAAGAACAGCACCAGGAACAGCACAG gcagcaggtgCCCCACGGTGCAGCAGCACCCACGCTACGTGGCGGCCAAGAAGAACATGCCCGTCCACTTCATCTGCTACTCCCAGGAGCCCCACAGCGTGCAGTGGTACAAAACGGCGGAGGACAGTGATGATCTCTACGAGCTGGATCGCAACACCTCCCACTACAGCATCGAGAGGAAAGACAGCTTCATCAACTTCACTATCTTCAGGATCACCTACGAGGACAACGGCATCTACGTGTGTGACAGCAAGAACCTCACGCTGGAGAAGAAGCGGCCACACTTGTGTGGGACAGAGCTCAGAGTCATGG gtcACAGTAACATCCAGCAGATCCAGAGCAGGAACACCCTGAAAGATGCCATCATCATCATCCAGTCCATCCTGCTTGTCATCTTCATCAGCGTCCCCATGCTCCTCTTCCTAGATAAA GGTGAGGGCAAGGAAAGCCCGGAGGAGGACCACACCTACGAG GGCCTGGAGGTGGAGCAGATGGCCACCTACGAGGACATCACTCCTTTCCGGGACGTGAAGGCCAAGTGGACAGTTGGGGAGCACCCGGGTGAAGAGTGA
- the RDM1 gene encoding RAD52 motif-containing protein 1 isoform X3, with product MRRRQGQRTSQHSLFSAFSKFGPLYSVRVHRSAAVAGPGCYAVIKFFSGGDASRAQRTCNGQRLFQKSPLKVCVCTRQKGFQQQVLALNSNKCQELANHYLGFNGWSSRIITLQNVSGFDGENEDLGKTLEKRSVKYLCAVEVTLPDHGVRTRGVALSEADVENSEDPLRFVTASRRVQKLAVGKALSSAFQKILLVVLENGKVAVEYNSTQEELTDSLTEEELKGLVQVSELSLEQFDLKEDEVLSDLSFDDELPSWEMPSN from the exons ATGAGGCGTCGTCAGGGCCAGAGGACCAGCCAG cATTCCCTGTTTTCAGCGTTTTCCAAATTTGGGCCACTCTACTCGGTGCGAGTGCACAGAagtgctgctgtggcagggcCTGGCTGTTACGCCGTCATCAAGTTTTTTTCAGGTGGAGATGCCAGCAGAGCCCAGCGCACGTGCAATGGGCAAAGGCTGTTCCAGAAATCTCCCTTGAAG GTTTGCGTTTGCACCAGGCAGAAAGGGTTTCAGCAACAAGTCCTTGCTCTCAACAGCAACAAGTGCCAGGAGTTGGCCAACCACTACCTTGGCTTTAACGGCTGGTCCAGTCGCATCATCACA CTGCAGAATGTATCTGGCTTTGATGGTGAAAATGAGGACCTGGGGAAGACATTAGAGAAGCGATCCGTGAAATATCTGTGTGCTGTAGAGGTGACGCTGCCCGACCATGGGGTACGCACCAGGGGAGTTGCCCTCAGTGAGGCAGATGTAGAAAACAGTGAAG ATCCTCTCCGGTTTGTCACAGCCTCAAGAAGAGTTCAGAAACTCGCAGTCGGGAAGGCTTTGTCTAGCGCCTTTCAGAAGATACTCCTCGTAGTCTTAG AGAACGGGAAAGTGGCCGTGGAGTACAATTCCACCCAAGAGGAGCTCACAGACTCCTTAACAGAAGAGGAACTGAAGGGGCTTGTTCAG gTCAGTGAATTGTCCTTGGAACAGTTTGACCTCAAAGAAGATGAAGTTTTGTCTGATCTCAGTTTTGATGATGAGCTCCCTAGCTGGGAGATGCCATCTAATTAG